The following nucleotide sequence is from Halobacillus mangrovi.
CTTATGTTAAAAGCAAGTGCTGGTGGCGGTGGAATCGGCATGCACGTTGTTCAAAATGAAGCAGAGTTAGAGAAATCCTTTTCTTCTGCTAAACAGACCGCCGGTTCATCTTTTGGAGATGACACTGTCTTTCTTGAAAGGTTTATTTCTAAAGCCCGTCACATTGAAGTACAAGTCATTGCAGACAATGAAGGAAATACTTTGCACTTATTCGAGCGTGAATGTTCCATTCAGCGCAGAAATCAAAAAGTGGTAGAAGAGAGTCCTTCACCATTCTTGAATGAAAAACTGCGCGGACAGCTTTGCGAAAGCGCAGTCAAAGGTGTCAAAGAAATCGGATATACAAACGCAGGGACGATGGAATTCATTTTTGATGATGACACAGGAGATTATTATTTCCTTGAAATGAATACCCGTCTTCAAGTGGAACATCCAGTTACAGAAGAAATTACTGGATTGGATCTTGTGGAGCTGCAGCTAAGAATCGCTGCAAACCAACCTTTGAATATTACTCAGGATGAGGTTACAAAGAGCGGTTATGCCGTTGAAGCCCGTCTTTATGCTGAAGACCCTGAGACATATTTTCCTTCTCCGGGTAAGCTGAACACATTCAAGCTGCCGGAAGAATTAGGTCGATTTGACGTTGCCTATGAGGAAGGGAATACAGTGTCCCCATTTTATGATCCAATGGTTGGGAAAATTATCGTTCATGGCAAGGATAGAAATGAAGTATTTGATAGGCTGGAAGAGATTATTGAGCAGACAGAAATAGAAGGAATAAAAACAAATCTCTCTCTTTTCAAAGAATTAGTGAATGAATCGGATTTCAGGGAAGGGAGATACACAACCGATTACTTGCAAACTAGGAAACAAGGAAAGGAGGAAGTTAAGTGAAGGTAGATTTGAATTGCGATATGGGAGAAAGCTTTGGTATGTATGAGTTAGGCAATGACGAAGGAATGATGCCATATATTACTTCAGCGAATATTGCTTGCGGATATCATGCTGGAGATCCCACGATTATGAGGAAGACAATAGAACTTGCGAAAGAACACAACGTTCAAATCGGTGCACATCCATCTTTTCCCGATTTAATGGGCTTTGGCCGCAGGCATATGAACTGTACGGCTTCTGAAATAAAAGACTATGTTCTCTATCAATTAGGGGCTTTACGAGAGTTCGCTCGGGCTAATGGTGTTCCTATCGCCCATTGCAAACCCCACGGTGCCCTTTATATGATGGCTATGGAAGACGAGAAGGTAGCAAAAGCCATTCTTGAAGGGATCGCAAAAACGGATGACAACATGATCGTTTTTGCCATGAACAACTCCGCCGTCGTTGAAGTTGGAGAAAAAATGGGGGTTCGTGTCGCTAAAGAGACCTACTCAGATCGTGAACACACGGAAACAGGATCCATCATCATGACCCGTAAAGGTTCAGAAATAGGGGATTATGATTCTATGGCAGACCGCGTCGTCCGAATGGTCAAGGAAGGGAAAGTTACCGCCCACACTGGAAACGATGCGGATGTAATTGCAGAAACCGTCTGCATTCATGGAGATACTCCAGGCGCAGTTAAATTAGCGAAAACGGTTCATGAGAAACTTACCCATAACGGTGTCGAAGTAGCACCTATTCAAAACATTCTTTAATAATTGCTTAATCTAGCCTTCTAACTATAAGTGCCTGTCTCCCATTTCATGATGATGGGGACAGGCACTTATAGTGTAGTTCTCTTTCGAAGAGCCGCATAAATAAACTTCTATAATTGATGAATAAATACAAAGGGGGATGACAATGGAAACGTTGAAATACTTGAATTATTTAGATGGGCAGTGGATAGGAGAAGAGGCAGACACCTTTGAGGTCAGTAACCCTGCGACGAACGAAGTTATCGGAACTATGTCGCTGGGCACAAAGGGAGACTTACAGAGAGCTATTGAAGGAGCGCAGACAGCCTTTGATGAATGGAAGGAACTCCCGGCAGAGGAAAGAGCACGATACCTAGAAGAGTTCTATCACAAAGTGCTGGACCGAAAAGAAGAAATCGCCAGGATGATCACATTAGAAAATGGAAAACCTCTGAAGGAAGCAAGAGGAGAAGTTATGTATGCCGCTTCCTTTATTAAATGGTACGCGGAAGAGGGAAGAAGGATTTATGGCAAAACCATCCCTTCTAAAAGTGCGGAGCAACGCATTCAGGTAATTAAACAACCAGTTGGGGTGGTTGCTGCCATTACTCCATGGAATTTCCCTGCAGCGATGATCACGAGAAAATTGGCTCCCGCCCTTGCCGCAGGCTGTACATTCATTGTCAAACCACCAAAAGAAACACCATTGACTGCTGCCTTATTTATGGAGTGTGCCGAAGAAGCAGGTATTCCGAAGGGTGTTGTGAATATGGTCCTCACTCCTGATGAGGTCTTTAGTGAAACCATTCAAAAGAGTGATGCCGTTCGTAAATTGACCTTCACAGGATCCACTGAAGTAGGCAGACTTCTTATGAAGCAAAGTGCCGATTCCATCAAGAATATTTCGCTTGAACTTGGCGGGCAGGCACCGCTCATTGTTCTAAACTATGCAGATGTAGAAAAAGCGGTAGAAGGGACGATGGCCTCCAAATTCAGAAATGCTGGACAGACCTGCATCTGCGCGAACCGCTTATATGTGCAGGAAAGGATTTATGATGAGTTTGTGAGCAAATTAAAGGAAAAGGTAGAAGAGTTAAACGTAGGCAACGGACTTGAAGAACAAGTAGACATTGGTCCTGTCATTAATCAGAAGGGGTATGAAAAAGTAGTACGTCACGTAGAGGATGCACTAGAAAAAGGGGCAGAAGTCGTGGTTGGCGGCAAAGGATATCAAGAAGAATCCCTAAGTGGAAACTTTTATGCTCCTACCCTTTTACTTAATACGAACGAAGACATGCTCTGCATGACGGAAGAAACCTTTGGTCCGGTTGTCCCTGTACAAAAAGTCAAATCTGATGAAGAAGCTGTCCGGCTCGCTAATGAAACACCGTTCGGCTTAGCTGCCTATTTCTTCACAGAGAACATGAGCCGTGGCACTAAAATTGCTGAA
It contains:
- a CDS encoding acetyl-CoA carboxylase biotin carboxylase subunit translates to MPYFNKILIANRGEIARRIIRTCNRLGIETVAVYSDADEDTPFVREASEAYSIGPSQASKSYLDINKILDVAKKSGAEAIHPGYGFLSENAKFAKSCEEAGITFIGPDADKIELMGDKIEARRHMKKAGVPVVPGWDGQLDSVEHAKEIANDLGYPLMLKASAGGGGIGMHVVQNEAELEKSFSSAKQTAGSSFGDDTVFLERFISKARHIEVQVIADNEGNTLHLFERECSIQRRNQKVVEESPSPFLNEKLRGQLCESAVKGVKEIGYTNAGTMEFIFDDDTGDYYFLEMNTRLQVEHPVTEEITGLDLVELQLRIAANQPLNITQDEVTKSGYAVEARLYAEDPETYFPSPGKLNTFKLPEELGRFDVAYEEGNTVSPFYDPMVGKIIVHGKDRNEVFDRLEEIIEQTEIEGIKTNLSLFKELVNESDFREGRYTTDYLQTRKQGKEEVK
- a CDS encoding LamB/YcsF family protein, producing MKVDLNCDMGESFGMYELGNDEGMMPYITSANIACGYHAGDPTIMRKTIELAKEHNVQIGAHPSFPDLMGFGRRHMNCTASEIKDYVLYQLGALREFARANGVPIAHCKPHGALYMMAMEDEKVAKAILEGIAKTDDNMIVFAMNNSAVVEVGEKMGVRVAKETYSDREHTETGSIIMTRKGSEIGDYDSMADRVVRMVKEGKVTAHTGNDADVIAETVCIHGDTPGAVKLAKTVHEKLTHNGVEVAPIQNIL
- a CDS encoding NAD-dependent succinate-semialdehyde dehydrogenase, yielding MTMETLKYLNYLDGQWIGEEADTFEVSNPATNEVIGTMSLGTKGDLQRAIEGAQTAFDEWKELPAEERARYLEEFYHKVLDRKEEIARMITLENGKPLKEARGEVMYAASFIKWYAEEGRRIYGKTIPSKSAEQRIQVIKQPVGVVAAITPWNFPAAMITRKLAPALAAGCTFIVKPPKETPLTAALFMECAEEAGIPKGVVNMVLTPDEVFSETIQKSDAVRKLTFTGSTEVGRLLMKQSADSIKNISLELGGQAPLIVLNYADVEKAVEGTMASKFRNAGQTCICANRLYVQERIYDEFVSKLKEKVEELNVGNGLEEQVDIGPVINQKGYEKVVRHVEDALEKGAEVVVGGKGYQEESLSGNFYAPTLLLNTNEDMLCMTEETFGPVVPVQKVKSDEEAVRLANETPFGLAAYFFTENMSRGTKIAEALEYGIVGWNNGAPSAAQAPFGGMKQSGLGREGGAEGIEAFLETKYLSIGI